AGCACGTCACGGCCACATGCAACATGGCCACATGCAACGTGGTACGTGGCGTTTTCAGACAAGCGGTTTGCCGACAGGGTGGCGGGCCATGCGCCAAAGGGTCTACCCTAAAGCTGTTATTCCGGCTTGGAAAGGCTGGCGTCGCGGTGGCGGCTGTCAGCATTCATGTCCCGCCAAGGAGTGGCGTGGTCTCATCACGGCCGGACCGAACGGCGCAATGCAAGCTGGCGAATAGCGTCGGATTGACAACCGGAGCCGAGCGATATCGCCACGACGGCGAATCGAAGACTGCAACCATCCCGGTGGCGGAAGGAGAAAAGGATTTCCATGAACGGCAAGTTCCGTAACCTCGGAAGCTGGCGCGCATTGTCGCTACCCGCCTGTCCGCTACCCGCGGATCGTCAGCGCTATTTCTACACGCTGTCGCAGCTCTACCTGATCGCGGCCGTCGTCTACCTGTTCGATTTCATTCCGATGTTCTGGCTGCTGAGCGATACGCGGCTATTCATCATCAGCGTGACCGGGCTGGGCATGACCGTGGTCGCCCGCGAGCTGCATCGGCGGGGCCACATGGGCGCCGGCGTATCGCTGATGCTGAGCATGATGACGGCGCATATGCTGGCCTCGATCGGCACGTACGGCAGTGGCCTGGGCTTCGAGCTGTATTTCGCGCTGATCCTGCTGGTCACCTACATCAGCGCCTTGCGCCAGATCGCCAAGCTCGGGGTCAGCCTGGCGGTGATGGGCCTGACGACCTATCAATTGATGGGAACCCCCGAAGTGACGCTCGTCGACAGGCTGGGAGGCTGGGCGCCCCAGGTCCTGCTGATCGCCAATCTGGCGACCGTAGGAGTGCTGTTCGCGGTGATTCTGCGCCGCTTGGAGGGGGTTTCCCAACGCCTCGAGATCAGCTATCGGCGTCAGGCCCATCACGATGCCCTGACCGGGGTGTTCAATCGGCGTGCCGTGCTGCACGAGATCGAGCTCGCGCTGGACAATGCGCGGCCGTTTGCGCTGCTGATGATCGACATCGACCATTTCAAGACGATCAACGACCGCTATGGGCACAAGCTTGGCGACCGAGCGCTGTGTCATCTGGTGGAGTGCCTGCGGGTGAGTCTGCGCGACGAGGATACCCTGGGCCGTTACGGCGGCGAGGAGTTCATCGCCGTGCTGCACGGCAAGAGCCATGGCGAGGCGCTGTGTGCCGCCGAGCGTCTGGCCTCGGCCGTGCGCGAAACGTCCTACGCGCTTGAGAGTGGCGCCTTGAACATGACCCTCAGCATCGGTGTGGCGGTCGATGGCGAGGCCCAGGATATCGACAACCTGATCGCGCTGGCCGACCGGCGACTCTACCAGGCCAAGCGCGACGGTCGCGACCGGGTCTGTGGCACCGACACCCCGGCGATGCAAGGCGAGATACCGGTGGTGCTCGACAGGGCGGCCGAACAGATGCGCGCGGTGTTCGAGCGGGCCAGCTGACCCGCTGCCCTGCGGTCGCTTACAGCGCGGCGATCTTGTCGCGCTGTTCGGCGAGCGCCGCGCGGCTGGCCCTGGCCTCGGCCAGCTTGGCGCGCTCCTTGTCGACCACCGCGGCGGGCGCCTTGGCAATGAACCCTTGGTTGCCGAGCTTCTTCTCGATGCCGCCGATGAACGCATCCTGCTTGTCGAGCTCCTTGGTCAGGCGCTTGAGTTCGGCGTGCTTGTCGATCAGCTCGGCCATCGGCACCAGCACTTCCATGTCGCCGACCAGTTGCGTCGCCGCCAGCGGCGCCGCGGCCGGATCGTCGAGCCAGCGGACGCTTTCCAGCTTGGCGAGCTTGGCGAGGAACACCCGGTTGGCGGCGAGGCGCTCGCGGTCGCCTGCGCTGCCCTTGGCCAGCAGCACGTCGAGCGACTTGCCCGGTGCCAGGTTCATCTCGGCGCGAATGTTGCGCACCGCGACGATCACCCCCTTGAGCCACTCGATATCGCGCTCGGCCTGCGCGTCGCGCTTGTCGGCATCCGCCTGAGGCCATGGTTGGCTCATCACCGACTGCGCGCCGTTGCCATCTGCCTTGCCGGCCAGCGGTGCGACCCTTTGCCAGATCTCCTCGGCGATGAACGGCATCATCGGCTGGGCCAGGCGCAGGATCGTCTCGAGTACGTGCACCAGCGTGCGCCGAGTGCCCCGCTTGGCGGCGGGCGAGGCGTTGTCGGTCGCTCCCGACATCCTGTCTCCCGCGACATTGGCACTTCCCTGTGCGGCATCCCACAGCACCGGCTTGGAGAGCTCCAGATACCAGTCGCAGTATTCGTTCCAGACGAATTCGTAGAGCGCCTGCGAAGCCTGGTCGAAGCGGTATTCATCGAGCGCCTTGGTGATCTGGGTCGCGGTGTGCTGCAGACGCGAGACGATCCAGCGATCCGCCAGCGACAGCTCCACCGCCTGGCCGTCGTCGCCCAAGTCCTGGCCCTCGGTGTTCATCAGCACGTAGCGCGAGGCGTTCCACAGCTTGTTGCAGAAGTTGCGGAAGCCGTCGAGGCGGCCCATGTCGAACTTGATGTCGCGTCCGGTGGTGGCCAGCGACAGGAAGGTGAAGCGCAGCGCGTCGGTGCCATGGGGCTCGATGCCCGCGGGGAATTCGTCGCGGGTCGCCTTGTCGATGGCGCGCGCCTTGTGCGGCTGCATCATGTTGCCGGTGCGCTTGGCGGCCAGGCTTTCCAGGTCGATGCCGTCGATCAGGTCGATGGGGTCGAGCACGTTGCCCTTGGACTTGGACATCTTCTGGCCCTGGGCGTCGCGCACCAGGCCGTGCACGTAGACCTGCTTGAAGGGCACCTCGCCGGTGAATTTACACGTCAGCATGATCATCCGCGCGACCCAGAAGAAGATGATGTCGAAGCCGGTGACCAGCACGCTGGTGGGGTGGAAGGTCTTAAGCTCCTCGGTCTGTTCGGGCCAGCCCAGGGTGCCGAAGGTCCACAACCCGGAGCTGAACCAGGTGTCGAGCACGTCGTCGTCCTGGGTGAGGATCACCTCGGGGGCCAGGTCGTATTTCTCGCGCGCCTCGGCCTCGCTGCGCGCGACGTACACGCCGCCCTCGGGGTCGTACCAGGCGGGGATGCGATGGCCCCACCACAGCTGGCGCGAGATGCACCAGTCCTGCAGGTCGCGCATCCAGGCGAAGTACATGTTCTCGTAATTCCTGGGCACGAACTCGATGTCGCCATTCTCCACCGCCGCGATCGCCGGCTTGGCCAGGCTCTCGACGGCGACGAACCACTGGTCCGTCAGCAGCGGCTCGATGACGTCGCCGGAACGATCGCCATAGGGCAGGGTGTTGGTGACGCTTTCGGTCTTCTCGAGCAGCCCGGCTGACTGCATGTCGGCGACGATCGCCTCGCGGGCGGCGTAGCGGTCGAGCCCCTGGTAGGCGGCGGGCAGGCCGGGGTCGATGTCGGCGTTGGGCGTGCCGTCGAGGTTGAAGACCTCGGCGGCGTCGCGGATCTGCGCGTCGGGGGTGAACACGTTGATCAGCACATGGCCCTGGCGCTTGCCCACCGCGTAGTCGTTGAAGTCGTGGGCGGGGGTGATCTTCACGCAGCCCGAGCCCTTGTCCATGTCGGCGTGTTCGTCGGCGACGACGGGAATCCGCCGGCCGACCAGCGGCAGTTCGATGAATGTGCCGACCAGCGAGGCATAGCGCGGGTCGGCCGGGTTGACCGCCACGCCGGTATCGCCGAGCAGCGTCTCCGGGCGGGTGGTGGCGACGACGAGATAGTTCTTGCCGTCGTCGGTGGTCGCGCCGTCGGCCAGCGGATAGCGGAAGTGCCAGAACTGGCCCTGCTGCTCGCGGTTTTCCACCTCGAGATCGGAGATCGCGGTGTGCAGCGTCGGGTCCCAGTTGACCAGGCGCTTGCCGCGGTAGATCAGGCCCTCGTCGAACAGCCGCACGAAGACTTCCTGGACCGCCTTGTAGAAGCCGTCGTCCATGGTGAAGCGTTCGCGGCTCCAGTCGACGCTGGCGCCCATACGGCGCAACTGCCGGGTGATGTGGCCGCCGGACTCGGCCTTCCACTCCCAGACCTTGTCGATGAACGCCTCGCGGCCCAGGTCGTGGCGGCTCTGGCCGCTCTCGGCGGCGATCTTGCGCTCGACCAGCATCTGGGTGGCGATTCCGGCATGATCGGTGCCTACCTGCCACAGCGTGTTGCGGCCCTGCATGCGCTGGTAGCGGGTCAGCGTATCCATGAGGGTGTCCTGGAACGCATGGCCCATGTGCAGGCTGCCGGTGACGTTGGGCGGCGGGATCATGATCGAGAAGGGCTGACCTTCGCCCGAGGGCGCGAAACGGTTGTCGGCTTCCCAGCGCTGGTACCAGCGGGTCTCGATCTGTTCGGGTTGGTAGGTCTTGTCCATGGAGCGCTCTTGTGAAGATGGCGGCATCGGCCCGGCGGCCCGGCTAAGTTGTGCAAGTGAGCGGCGCGGCGGGCTCGGCCGAACGGCTGATGAAAATGGGCCCGATTATAGCGCCCGGGGTCGGCAACGTCATGAGTGGCCAGAAAGCTAGGCGCCTACAGCTTGTGCGCCTTCACCGGGTAGCCGCGCTGCTTGTAGGTCTGCCAGCAATCGCGCTTGGCAGTGAGGATGGCCTGGTGCTGGTTGATGATCTCGGCGACCCGCTCGAAGCGCGAGAACCATTCGGGGATCGTCAGACTCAGGTTGAGCATCGCCTCGCTGCCCGGCGCATCGAGGGCCGGCTCGGGCAGCGCCTGCCAGCCGATGGTCACCGGCACGTCGTGGCCGCTGTCGCTCAGCGCGTGCGGCACGTAACTGTCTTCGCGAAAGGTCCACAGCCGCTCGTCGAACGCCTGGGCCTCGTCCTCGTCCTGGGTGTGCACGTGCAGCCGGTAGCCCTTGCGGTAGATGGTCTCGGCCAGCCGGCAGGCGAAGTCGAGGCGCGCCTCGCGGGTGGTATCGGGCAGGATGTAGAAGTCGACGTGGGTCACGGCTAGGGCCTGATGATGGGCTATGGGCTATGGGCTACGGGCTATGGGCTACGGGCTACGGGCTACGGGCTACGGGCTACGGGCTACGGGCTATGGGCTATGGGCTATGGGGGCGTGGGAGGGAATTTATTCCCGATGGCGGTGGGCACTGTACCTCCCCGGCCATACCGGGCGCCTGACGGCGCCAATCGGGAACAAGTTCCCTCCCACAAAGGCCCCTGACCATGCTCCTGAGCCACCTTCATCGGGAACAAGTTCCCTCCCACCCGGCTGCGAGTCGGCGCTGTACTGCTCGCGACTCGCAGCCCGTCGCCCGATTGCGAGGGCTTACGCCAGGCGCGTCAGCCAGCCGTGGGTATCCTCGCGGCGTCCGTACTGCAGGTCGAGCAGCTGGGTGCGCAGGCGCTTGCCGATCTCGCCGCCGCCGTCGACGAGGCGGATGCGCTCGTCGTCGCTGACCAGCTCGCCGATCGGCGTGACCACCGCCGCGGTGCCGCAGGCGAAGACTTCTTGGATCTCGCCGGAGGCGGCGCCGTCGCGCCATTCGTCGATGCTGATGTGGCGCTCTTCCGGGGTCAGGCCCTCATCGCGGGCCAGCTGCATGATCGAGTCGCGGGTCACCCCCTCGAGAATGGTGCCGGTCAGCTTGGGCGTGACGATCCGCCCGTCGCGGTAGACGAAGAACAGGTTCATGCCGCCGAGCTCCTCGACCCACTTGTTCTCCACCGCGTCGAGGAAGGCGACCTGAGCGCAGCCATGCGCCTCGGCTTCCTTCTGTGCGGCCAGCGAGGCGGCATAGTTGCCGCCGCACTTGGCGTAGCCGGTGCCGCCGGGGGCGGCGCGCTTGTAGTTCGACGACAGCCAGATCGATACCGGCTTGACGCCGCCCTTGAAGTACGCCGCCGCCGGCGAGGCGATCACGTAGTAGTCGACCTCCTTCGACGGGCGCACGCCGAGGAATTTCTCGCTGGCGATCATGAAAGGACGCAGGTAGAGACTGGTCTCCTCGGCGGCGCTGGCCGGGGTGGGCACCCAGGCGTCATCCTGGGCGACCAGGGCCTCGAGCGAGCCGATGAAGTCGTGGTCGCCGAGTTCGGGCAGTGCCAGGCGTCGCGCCGAGGCGCGAAAGCGCGCGGCGTTCTTCTCGGGGCGGAAGGTCCACACCGAGCCGTCGGCGTGCCGATAGGCCTTGATGCCCTCGAAGATTTCCTGGGCGTAGTGCAGCACGGCGGTGGCGGGGTCGAGGGTCAGCGGGCCGTAGGGGCGCACTTCATGACCGTGCCAACCCTTGTCCGCGGTCCAGCGGATATGCGCCATGTGGTCGCTGAAGTAACGGCCGAAGCCGGAATTGCCGAGGATCTCGTCACGGATGGCGGCATCCGTGGGGTGGGCGTTAGGCCGTACGTCAAAGCCAGAGGTGGTCACCGGAAGTCTCCGTTACAGGGCTGGGCCCCGGCGGGTGGCGAATCGCCGGGCCGTGGACCGTTGCGGTTGGGCGTCGCCATGCCGACCAGACCGGCGCAGCGAACGATGACAGCGAGAATGACATACCCGACCCGAGCCGGGAAAGCCCGGCTCGGGTCGGTGCAGCGAGAATCAGCATGCAACGGCGTGTCGAGAAGCGCCGCGCGGCTACGCGACGTTTTCCGGGGTCTCGCCCAGCTCGGTCTCGCGATCCAGCAGGTATTGGGTCAGCAGGCCCACGGGGCGGCCGCTGGCGCCTTTCTGCTTGCCCGAGGTCCAGGCGGTGCCGGCGATGTCGAGGTGCGCCCAAGGGTAGGTATCGGTGAAGCGCGACAGGAAACACGCCGCGGTGATCGAGCCGGCCGGGCGCCCGCCGATGTTGGCCAGATCGGCGAAGTTGGAGTCGAGCTGGCTCTGGTAGTCGTCCCACAGCGGCATGTGCCAGGCACGATCCCAGGCGGTTTCGCCGGCGTCGAGCAGGTCCAGCGCCAAGTCGTCGTCGTTGGAAAACAGCCCGGTGGCATGATGGCCCAGGGCGATCACCGCCGCGCCGGTGAGGGTGGCGATGTCGACCACGCTGGCCGGCTGGTAGCGCTCGGCGTAGGTCAGCGCATCGCACAGCACCAGACGGCCTTCGGCGTCGGTATTGAGCACCTCGACGGTCAGCCCCTTGAGGGTCTTGATGATGTCGCCGGGCTTGGTGGCACGGCCGTCGGGCATGTTCTCGGCGCTGGCGACGATCGCCACCACGTTGATCCGGGGCTTGAGCGCGAGCAGCGACTTGACGGTGCCGAACACGCTGGCGGCACCGCACATGTCGAACTTCATCTCGTCCATGTCGGCGCCCGGCTTGAGCGAGATGCCGCCGGTATCGAAGGTGATGCCCTTGCCGATGAGCACGTGGGGCGCCTCTTCAGCGTCGTCGGCGCCCTGGTAGCGCATCACGATCAGTCGCGAGGGCTCTTCGCTGCCGCGGCCCACCGACAGCAGCGAGTGCGCGCCGAGCGCCTCGAGCGCTTGTTCGTCGAGGATCTCGACATCGAGCGCGCCGGCCGAATTGCGGCCGAGCTGCTCGGCCTGTGCCGCCAGATAGCGCGGCGTGCAGACGTTGCTCGGCAGGTTGCCCAGGGTACGCGCGTAGTTGATACCTTCGCCGATGGCGCGGCCGACGAGGGCTCCGCGTTGGCCGGCGGTGGCTTCGGCGGCGTCGCTGAGCAGCAGCCCGACGCGCGACAAACGCGGAGCCGGCGCGGGCTCGGACTTGAATTCGCTGAAGCGATAGATGGCGCGCTGCGCGGCTTCGGCCGTCGCGCGGGCTTTCCAGTCAGCGTCGCGGTCGGGCACGGGCACGTCGCCAAAGGCCACCACGGCCTCGTCGAGCGGCAGTTTCACCAGCGCCTGGAAGGTGGCGTCCAGCGCGCTGCGCAGGCTGGCCTCGTTGCACTTGGCGCGCGTGCCGAGGCCGACCAGCATCAGGCGCTCGGCGGCCAGGCCCGGCGCGAAGGGAATCAACTGCACATTGCCGAGCCCGGCAGCGAAGTCGCCGCGCTCGATCAGCTGGCCGATCAGGCGCTCGCTGGCGTCGTCGAGCTTGGCGGCTACCGGGAGCAAGTCACCATCGGTGAATACCGGAACCACGAGGCAGGCCGTCTCGACCTTGGCCGGGTTGACGGTGAGAACAGGAAATTCCATGACATCTCCACGACAGATAGTGTGCGCGACCGCCTTGCTGACGAGACAGGCGAGCCGGGATTCTGGATAATGCCGGCACTGACACATGGCCGGCTGAACTCCCCCAGTGTACGCAAAGCACTGTGCCATTGCATGGACCGTCATACAGCGTCAGGGAGACCGATTTGATAATTTTCCGCTATCTGACCCGCGAGATACTGGTCACCATGGGGGCCGTTGCCGGCGTCCTGTTGCTGGTCATCATGGGCAGTCGCTTCATTCGCTATTTTTCCAGCGCCGCCGAAGGCGAGATCCCGGTCAGCATGCTGGGCACCCTGATGCTCTTCAATCTGCCGGGCTTCCTCGAGCTGATCCTGCCGCTGGCGTTCTTCCTGGGCATCCTGCTGGCCTACGGCCAGCTCTATCTGAACAGCGAGATCACCGTGCTGGTGGCCTGCGGTACCAGTCCCAACCGGCTGCTGCGGGTGACCATGCTGCCCGCTGCGCTGATCACCCTGCTGGTGGCGCTGTGCAGTCTGTGGCTGACCCCGGCGGGCGGTCGCTATAACGAGATGCTGATCGAGGAGCAGCAGAGTCGGCTGGATTTTTCGGCGCTCACGCCGGGGCGCTTTCTGGACTTCGGTGATGGTCGTACCGCCTATACCGAGTCGTTCAACGACGATCAGACGCGCATGCGTCAGGTCTTCATCAGCGAGCGTCAACAGCGCGACGACGGCAGCCCCGAAACCGTGGTGACACGGGCCGAGGGCGGCTATCAGACCACCGATGAGCAAACCGGCAGCCGCTTTCTGGTGCTGACCGATGGCGAGCGCTACAGTGTCGAGCCAGGACGCAATGTCGCCGAACGGCTGGAATTCAGCACCTATGCGGTGCGCCTGTCGCGTGCCGCGGAGATGGCCCAGCTCGACGACGCCGAGTACGCCTCGACGCCGGCGCTGATCGCCTCGGATGACGACGAGTCTATGGCCCAGCTGCAATGGCGGCTGAGCATGCCGCTGATGATTCCCATCCTGACCCTGCTGGCGTTGCCGCTGTCGCGGGTCAACCCCCGCCAGGGGCGCTTCGCCAAGCTGCTGCCGGCGATCTTTCTGCACATCAGCTACCTCAGCCTGCTGCTGGCGGCGCTCGATGCCATCGGTCGTGGCTCGCTGTCGCCGGCCATCGGCATGTGGCCAATCCACGCGGTCTATCTGCTGCTCGGGCTAGGCTTGCTGCGACGTTCGCAACTGGGAGGCAATCGCTGATGCTGGCCGACCGTTTCGACCGTTACATCGCCCGCAACGTGCTGGCGGCGATGCTGGTGGTACAGCTGGTCCTGCTCGGGCTCGACCTGGTGATCAGTTTCATCAACGATCTCAACGACGTCGAAGGCAACTACAGCGCTTTCGACGTGCTGCTCTATCTGGGCCTGCGCTTGCCCTGGCGGTTCTATCAGTACGCCCCGGTGGCGGTATTGATTGGCGCGCTGATCGGGCTGGGCAGCATGGCCTCGAGCAACGAACTGACGGTGATGCGCGCTGCCGGGCGCTCGCTGGTGCGCATTCTCTGGGGGGTGATGAAGCCGGTCGGCCTGGTGGTGATCCTGCTGCTGGTGATCGCCGAATTCGTGACGCCGCGCAGCGAGCAGTTCGCCGAGGCGTGGCGGCTCGAGCAACTGGAGGGCGCCGGTGCGGTACTCAGCCAGCGCGGCGGTTGGCAACGCGAGGGCGATGCCTTCTATCGCTTCGGGGCGATCCGCGCTGACGATACCGTGATCGACCTGACCCGTTATCGCTTCGAAGGCCAGCGGCTGACCGAGGCCACTCATGCGCAGCGCGCCGTATGGCAGGGCGATCGTTGGGTACTCGAAAACGTCGACACTACCCGCTTCACTGATACCACCACCGAAACGCAGCAGGCGCGCCGGCAAGTCTGGCAGACCGCGTTCTCGCCGGCCCAGCTCAACCGGCTATTGCGCGATATTGAAAGTCAGGCACCCAGCGAGCTGTGGGCCTATGCGCAGTATCTGCATTCTCAGGGGCTCGCCGCCACCCAGCCGCTGCTGTATTTCTGGCAGAAGCTGATCATGCCGCTGACTCTGGTGTCGCTGGTGCTGGTCGCGGCCTCGTTCGTGTTCGGCCCGTTGCGCAGTGTTGCTGCGGGCACCCGGGTGTTCTACGGGGTGATCGTCGGGCTGAGTTTCAAGTACTTGCAGGACCTGCTGGCACCGGCCTCGACGCTGTTCGGCTTCTCGCCGATCTGGGCGGTGCTGACGCCGACCCTGGTCTCTGCGGCGTTGGGGTTGTATCTGTTGCGACGCAGCGGCTAGGAGCCCGTCGGACTTGACACTGACCTACTGCGAATCCCGGCCTTTCGGCCAATTCCATCGATCCATTTCGTTAAATAGCGCGCTATTCGCCTCAATCGATCGATAAATTTGACTCGAAACCCGTGCTTCTCGTGACGATCGGCCAAGCCCGACAGACTCCTAGAACGTTCCATGACATACGTTAGCGACCGGCCATCGCGGGCATGGTGTTGCGATTATGGTTGCGGTTCGGTATGCGAATCATTTACATTACCTTCGCGATGCCAAGCGAGGTGCTTATGTACGTATGTCTATGCAAGGGCGTTTCCGACAAGGCCATCCGCCAGGCGGTGGCACAGGGCGCGCGTAGTTGGCGCGACGTCCGCGAGCAGACCGGCTGCGCGACCCAGTGCGGCAAGTGCGCCTGCATGGGCAAGACGATCGCTCGCAATGCCATGGCGCAATGCGCCCTGGAGCAAGGCGTCGCTGAGCAATCCGCCGCGATGCGCCAGCCGGCGATGCTGACCGACTTGGCTTACGCGCTCTGATTAAGCGTCGCCGACTCAGCGATCAAAGTCGCCCTCGTTATGATCCGCCAACCCTTGTCATCTGCAAGTGACTATACGTAACACATTGCCTTTATTGGACTTTTTTCTTCTTGTCGGCAATACTTCCAGTATCGACAATGCTGGGTGTAATCGTGTGCCCGGCGCAGGCAGAGCAAGGCGGATGAGGAGATTCCCATGAAAGGCGATAGCAAGGTCATCGAGCACCTCAACAAGGCGTTGGGCAACGAGCTGGTGGCGATCAACCAGTACTTCCTGCACGCCAAGATGTACAAGGACTGGGGGCTGCTCGGTCTGGCCAAGTGGGAATACGACGAATCGATCGAGGAGATGCGCCACGCCGATGCCTATATCGAGCGCATCCTGTTCCTCGAGGGACTGCCCAACCTGCAGGACCTGGGCAAGCTGCGCATCGGCGAAAACACCCGCGAAATGCTCGAAAGCGACCTGGCCATCGAGCACGAGGGGCGCAACGATCTGATCGAGGCGATCGCCTATTGCGAGCAGGTGCGGGATTACGTCAGCCGTGACCTGTTCCGCAAGGTCCTCGACGACGAGGAAGAGCACATCGACATCATCGAAACCGAGCTCGGCCTGATCGACAAGGTGGGCCTCGAGAATTACCTGCAGAAGAAGATGCACGAGTCCGACGAGGGCTGAATGCGTGCAGGCGCCTGACCGGTGTTGTGCGAAAATGTGCCCCGCGGAAGCTGTGTGAAGACCGCTTCCTGAACTGGCAAGATGGCCGTGGACTCACCCGTTCACGGCTATTGTTGTAGGCGACACCGGCAAGGATCGCCCCGCGGCCAGACTCCCGCTGCTTTCTACTAGCCTTGAAGACTCCGTCCCGCAAGATCGCCCGGTGCGGGTGGTTGGTGCCCTGTGGGGATCCCCTGGGCGTATCGAAATGGGGGCGGCAAGACATGTACCGTGGCAAGTACCCCCGAAGGGCTGGTGGAAATCCACGCCGGGGCTTATGTTGAGGGCACATGGTTCGTTATGACGGTCAGTCACGGAGTCCTGCCATGACCCGCACGCTGAAACCGCCACCCCGGCGTGGTGCGATGCGTCGCAAGCCCCGCACGGCCCGGGCCACCGGCCGGCCCCTGGATATCGACCGACTGCTCGACCGGTTGGTGAGCGTCGCCGTGCTCGTCGCGCTGACGGTCGGGCTTGCAGCGCTGGTGGTGAGCCTGCTCGACTAGCGTGCCGTTTGTGCCGGTTCGACCTCCTCGAAGCGGTCGACCCGGCGCAGCGGGGCGAAGCCCCATAGCCACAGCCCGACCACGGCCAGGGTGCCGACGCCGCCGATGACCGCCGCGGGCACCACGCCGAACCATGCCGCGCTGGTGCCGGCGCGGAACTCGCCGAGCTCGTTGGACGAGCCGATGAACAGCATGTTGACGGCGTTGACCCGGCCGCGCATGTCGTCCGGCGTGGCCAGTTGCAGCAAGGTCAGGCGGATGTTGACGCTGATCATGTCGGCGGCGCCGGCGATCACCAGCGCCGCCATCGACAGCCAGAACGTCTCGGACAGCGCGAACACCAGGTTAGCCGCACCGAACATCGCCACGGCGGCGAACATCACCCAGCCGACATGTCGACGGATCGCCTGCACGCCGAGATACACGCCCATCAGCAGCGCGCCCAAACCCTGCGGCCCGACATGCAGGATCTCCTGGGCATAGATCGGCAGCAGGGCGATTACTCCGCCCAACAGCACGGCGAACAGATCGAGCGAGATCACGCCGAGGATGATCGGCTTGGCGCGGATATAACCGATGCCGGCGGTGAAGGCGCGGGCACAGCCGAACAGCGCCAGTACGGCGTAGTACCCGCTCACGTCGCGCGACGAGGTATAGGAGAGCCATAGCAGCAGGCCGCTGCACACCGCCTGCAACGCCCAACTAGCCTGCAGGATGCGCTTGCGCTCGAAGCGATCGACCAGGTCTCCGGCGGGCAGCAACAGCACGACCATCGGCAGGAACTGGGCGAGGCCGACGTAGGCCAGCGAGAGCGGATCGCGAGTGATGTCGTAGACCTGCCAGGCGACCACCACCGCCTGGATCTGCATGGCGAACACCGCGGCCAGGCGCGACAGCAGAAAGGCCAGGAAACCGGACTGGCGATAGACCTTGTCGCTGGTTTCGAGGGTCGAGTCGGCGTCGGGCTGGGTGGTTCGCGGCTAGCTATTATGGGGCGGGTAGAAAGGCCAGGAAACCGGACTGGCGATAGACCTTGTCGCTGGTTTCGAGGGGCGAGTCGGCGTCGGGCTGGGTGGTTCGCGGCTAGCTATTATGGGGCGGGGTCGAAGGGGGGCGGGGCGTCGCTGGGCATGAGCTTTCCGGGCAAAGGT
The genomic region above belongs to Halomonas zincidurans B6 and contains:
- the bfr gene encoding bacterioferritin; translation: MKGDSKVIEHLNKALGNELVAINQYFLHAKMYKDWGLLGLAKWEYDESIEEMRHADAYIERILFLEGLPNLQDLGKLRIGENTREMLESDLAIEHEGRNDLIEAIAYCEQVRDYVSRDLFRKVLDDEEEHIDIIETELGLIDKVGLENYLQKKMHESDEG
- the lptG gene encoding LPS export ABC transporter permease LptG; this encodes MLADRFDRYIARNVLAAMLVVQLVLLGLDLVISFINDLNDVEGNYSAFDVLLYLGLRLPWRFYQYAPVAVLIGALIGLGSMASSNELTVMRAAGRSLVRILWGVMKPVGLVVILLLVIAEFVTPRSEQFAEAWRLEQLEGAGAVLSQRGGWQREGDAFYRFGAIRADDTVIDLTRYRFEGQRLTEATHAQRAVWQGDRWVLENVDTTRFTDTTTETQQARRQVWQTAFSPAQLNRLLRDIESQAPSELWAYAQYLHSQGLAATQPLLYFWQKLIMPLTLVSLVLVAASFVFGPLRSVAAGTRVFYGVIVGLSFKYLQDLLAPASTLFGFSPIWAVLTPTLVSAALGLYLLRRSG
- a CDS encoding bacterioferritin-associated ferredoxin, which produces MYVCLCKGVSDKAIRQAVAQGARSWRDVREQTGCATQCGKCACMGKTIARNAMAQCALEQGVAEQSAAMRQPAMLTDLAYAL
- the lptF gene encoding LPS export ABC transporter permease LptF, which produces MIIFRYLTREILVTMGAVAGVLLLVIMGSRFIRYFSSAAEGEIPVSMLGTLMLFNLPGFLELILPLAFFLGILLAYGQLYLNSEITVLVACGTSPNRLLRVTMLPAALITLLVALCSLWLTPAGGRYNEMLIEEQQSRLDFSALTPGRFLDFGDGRTAYTESFNDDQTRMRQVFISERQQRDDGSPETVVTRAEGGYQTTDEQTGSRFLVLTDGERYSVEPGRNVAERLEFSTYAVRLSRAAEMAQLDDAEYASTPALIASDDDESMAQLQWRLSMPLMIPILTLLALPLSRVNPRQGRFAKLLPAIFLHISYLSLLLAALDAIGRGSLSPAIGMWPIHAVYLLLGLGLLRRSQLGGNR